In Macrobrachium rosenbergii isolate ZJJX-2024 chromosome 46, ASM4041242v1, whole genome shotgun sequence, the DNA window GCTCTTACTGGCATACCAATACTTCAGATTCCCTCCGTTTGTTAAGGGTCTTGCGCTCACATCTGTACTTATGCATCAGCCTGCTAGCATGTGTTATGTACGTTTATAAATACCTTAAAGTATTTTCTGGCGTTACTGCAATGCACAATTTTTCATTAACCAGACTCCAGTCGTGTATGATCTGCACAGACAACATGACAGTCATTTTCTGAGCAATGCTACCCGACCACCATCAAACAGAGAGCCTCAGGATTACAGAGATGCAACATGAGAGATGGAAACAAACAGAACAGAATCTTACATTAGGGAATCATCATTCAAATCAGTTAAAGTAACCTTATCTATTAGTCACCTTCCTTggatttaaaaacttaaaaaaatacggGTGTTTCACTGTGACCAGAAATAGCACCCTATATGTCACCATATCAAGATTCACCAAGCAAATTAGACTAAGCCTCTGCACGTGAAAAGAACAGGTTAGGATAAAACCTTAGGCCCTGATTTGATTCATCTCGTACGGCTTCTGCACATCGCTCCGCTTGTAAGAGTCTCTCCTGTGCCAGAAGCAAGGGCATCCCACATTCCCGAGCCAAGTCGCCAGCCGACACTCCATCACTTTCGTGGCGATTCAGAACCTCAACGGTTGCAGCTACAACTTTCTTTTGGTCCAAACCAGCCGTCTGGACAACCTGGACCCCTGATTCAAATGTGTGAAGGATAATGGGAAGATTCAACTTCTTCATGACTTGGCAGGCATGAAGTACATCCTCTGGGGACAGCAATTCCAAACCTCGAGCTCTGTTGATGCGACAATAGACCTCGGAGAGTAACATGACCCCACCCGCCTCTTTGACTGCTTCTTCTAAAGCCTGCGAAAGTTCCTTGgccagatgatgatgatactcATTTGCCGACCCAAACGTTTCTCGGGTGACAGGGTCATCTATGCCAAGGCTCAAAAGATACGATCTGAACTGAACGGTGTCGTCTGACGACACTTCTCCAGAGTGCTCTTTGATTTTGTTTGAGATATTCCTTGATAGCATCACCATTTCCTTCGCAAGGCCCATCAAATTTTTCAAATCCTCAAAGGCACGACTGATGTTCTGGTTAGTTTCTTGTTGTTTGGCTTGGATGGCACGCTCTATGCCTAAGATACCAGTGTGTGTTCTCTGACTTCCCCTTGACGCCTGAGGTATTGACGGAGCGGTTCTCTCCCACTGCTTCTCACCAACGACTCTTTGCAAGACTTGATGGAAAGTGCTACATCCTCCCTGTCTAAAGGACAACTTGATATACGAATGTGGACTAGAAGCTACGGGTCCTGCAGACTGAGTATGTGGGGGCTGTGAAAGATGAAGAATCAATTTTGGACTAGAGGTAAAATATCCACCTGCTTCCTCTTCTACAAGAACCACCAGACCGAGCTGTAAGCCTAAAGACGACGACTGACTTTCATGTCGCCAGAGCAGCCGAAAGTTAGTCAACACTAAGTGGCCGTCGTCATATCCCGTTTTCTTGTCGCCGTCATACAACCGTATCCCGTTAGCCGAGGTTTCTGTCCTCTCTCCCGACACCAAGCTAGGATCACACCAGTACCAACGATCCATGGTTCATCAAAGACAATGGATTCAGATTCAAGTTTGTTTGACATACAATCACAAAAAGGTGGCTTTCAAGACTCTTCACGAAAATATTCCACACATCACAACCAAGAATACAGCTCTCCTGCCACCtcctgaaaaaggaagaaaaacaaaaatcagaagGAGCAAACTAAAAGCGAAAGATGGGTAAACTACTTCCAAATTCAATGGAAGTGGCAGGGAGCCAAATGACAAGTCTCACCACCTAAAACTTGCCACACACAATACTCTGTCCCACAGCAAAGACCCTGTCACTCATGTTTCAATTTATGTAATATTACACTTATTATCTCAGCACCACTGCATAATAATTCTACAAAATTCTGAGAGAAATACAATGGTTATACTTGGTAAGCACCCCCAATCTACTGTATGCCCGTTTTGATAAATGGACAACTTGAGTTTTCTTTGAATCGAAAATCTTGCCAAGGGGGAAGACATCCACGTAAACTCACAACCCATTACACTAactaaaatttcagtaaaattcaGAATCCATTTTAACCCCAGTGCAGTATTGGTAAATGCGTATAACAataccttatatttattaaataaaatcatgaaaccaAAAAATTTAAGCTTCCTTCTCTGAGCAAAACTACAAGGAAAAACTATAAACTTAATACGGTGCCCAATGAAATCCAACTCTCAATAAGTGGGCTTCACAAAGACAGATTCTACTGCACACCAAACAATAGAATGATAAACTTTGAACACAGTATTTTATCAATTACACGTATACAAAAATCCCTAACCTATCCCACTGCAGGATGGTGCATAACCGCTGATGCATCCTCAACTCGTCATTATCAGTAGATTCTGTACACAGTACCTTCAAAGTGACGGACAACCTTCAAATCACACATATGCCTatggtatacaattattataGAGAAAGCCCATTATAGCCCAAGAGAATCTTGGCAAATATCCATCAAATGTGAACAAAATAATCTCATTGAAAACTTTACCCTAACTGATTTACATGCGCTCAAGGAATTACAACATACCAGTATTTTAAATGAACTCTAATGTTGGCAATAATAAAACTGCAGTGTTAAAATATTCTGGTATAACTCCTTTTTCTACATGCATGGCTGCAACCAAAGCTCCTGCATTCCAACTTGAAATGTAAGtcttttaaggataaaataagaACGTGAGAAGCCTAGTATTGCTTCCTGTTCATATTTATATGTTCAATAAAAAGCAAATTTGCCCTACTATAAGTATCATGGTTTGGAAGAGTGCCCAGAATAAAGGTCTCTTATGTTCCCTATCTCTATCTCatcaatttaaaatttgtttttataccaATTGCAGcagaaattattaattactgaGATACGGATACCTGGCAGAAATAATGACTTTTGGCCGCTGGTGTGTCACAAAATCTGACAATTCACAGAAGTTCATGCAGGACATGATGTCTTTCATcacattaggttaggttagggagcTTTATGTCTACATGACTCGCTGTTGAATGTGGTGTCATAGCCTGCGTAAACAAGAACTAATCCTTAATGCGGCTATCCATACCTCGTAAATACCTATTTGCAACAAaagtggtaaaaatgaaaattctataaTTTACAATTTCTAGCATGATGACAATGTTGTCAGATGATGTCCAGCATGGTTTAGAAATATGGTGGTCACGTGTCTGCATCAAATTTTCAAGGGTgtttgggtaaaactgaagattaCTACCGCACCCCTCTGGTTCGGTAACTACAAGTTTGTGTGTAAAATGGGTGACGTGTTTGGTACCAATCCCTTGGGGATGaacttaaaacatcaataaaagactgtaaatgacATACACATAACTAAAGgcataaacatgaacaaaaacataagcaaaaggcGGTAAATATTATGGTCGCAGACTGGCGGGAACCAGTCCAGCAGTAGTCTtcacttttaccatttttaaacGCAGAATTATAAAACGatgaactttcttttattttttaatgctgtTCCTGGCATTATAACTGCTCTTGTCCTACCagctatactaacctaacctcatcCAGTAACAAAACACAACCCAGGGCATAGCTAATTCCTACCTTGCATGGTGGGCTGGATCTATCCTAAAGGTTAGGGTATTACcggtaaaactgaaaactactacCGCAGCCTCGCTAACATCATTCCAACCAGAATATTGACTgcctttcatat includes these proteins:
- the LOC136830149 gene encoding vacuolar protein-sorting-associated protein 36-like isoform X1; its protein translation is MDRWYWCDPSLVSGERTETSANGIRLYDGDKKTGYDDGHLVLTNFRLLWRHESQSSSLGLQLGLVVLVEEEAGGYFTSSPKLILHLSQPPHTQSAGPVASSPHSYIKLSFRQGGCSTFHQVLQRVVGEKQWERTAPSIPQASRGSQRTHTGILGIERAIQAKQQETNQNISRAFEDLKNLMGLAKEMVMLSRNISNKIKEHSGEVSSDDTVQFRSYLLSLGIDDPVTRETFGSANEYHHHLAKELSQALEEAVKEAGGVMLLSEVYCRINRARGLELLSPEDVLHACQVMKKLNLPIILHTFESGVQVVQTAGLDQKKVVAATVEVLNRHESDGVSAGDLARECGMPLLLAQERLLQAERCAEAVRDESNQGLRFYPNLFFSRAEA